Part of the Mya arenaria isolate MELC-2E11 chromosome 8, ASM2691426v1 genome, ATGCTGCTTACCACTACGCAGGTATTTTAACAGATGAAGGtggtacaaaaatatttttgtacatgtttattgaaCCACGCCTGCAGAATTTGCGGTAAGGGAAAATCACGGGAGAAATGTGAAAAAACTGTATGGTTGGTAGTGTAGCTAAACTGTTCTTATATAGCTAAAGAGGGctatttttcaatgaaagaaaagttatatacttgaacaaaccatttttgcaaatctgaattatttatacCGGGGAGTATGCAATTGTTTTGTATCTTGCTACAGTTTGTATGCTccctttttaaattaaaaaaaagaaaatttatattgaaaacacatattatgatgataaattattaatttaattcaaatacagATTCTCTCAATTGTAAAATGCCGAAAACACATCAATAAGCTGCTACGTACATGTAATACCATTATTTGGCACTCACTAATAATTCAAGATAATGCAAGTGCCCTGGGAGTATGATCATAGCTGACCTTAGTGTTTTAGCCAGGAATTAAAAAAGCAGGGGTGGCCAAAAAAAGGGCGGGGGGGCCAAAATAGGGGCATGGTGCTTTCTTAAATGGGAAAACAATGCGCACAATATTagctttgtattgttgtaaaacgACCATGTATCTtatcaaagtacatgcatgttcatgcacACATTGTAGTAATATCCCTACAGAATACTCTTAATTCttctttcttgttcattttcacttcagACACTTTCTTTACCATCTCGGGTTGTTGTCACCAGGGCTCTCACAAGGCTGATTTTTTCGGGAGAAGTCACTCTTCCCACCAGTCAAATTATAgggaagtggggagactttaatGAGAAGAGATACTTATCGTAAAACCTGAGATAAATATTGTGCCATGCCAAAAAACTAAATTCACATTAACTTTGATTGCTTTTACTAaatggaatgttaaaaaaagtgttattttttggCCAATCAAAAGTGTACTTGTCTAGAGTCTCCTTTTTGAAGTGTATAGTTTGCCTCCAAAAAGcgtctaaaataaaaacaaagatatttaaaaaaaaaacatttgaaacaatcagaaTGACCTTATATATGagctgttaaaaacatttaagtgcaGCCTGACCTATTCCTCGCTCATGTTTACATAAGGAAAACAAGTGCCCCGGGGCGATTAATCTAAAAGCAATACAATTTTTAAGAGAcactagtccatataaacagccgcttcagagtctttgacgatttttgttttggcgactctcAGTttccacttgttgttttcctagtcAAGAATGGCAGATCCAAGAGATCCAAgggctaagtatattgagcggcAAGATAACACGTACGAAGCCGTTCTGAATaagtgtttcataaaacactagAGTAATAAGATAAAGGTATTGGAGAAAAATAATTCATgtgtaacttttgttttttgatTTAACAATACAGTGAAAGATATTGTAGAGTTACAGTCAaagaatatattatacattggtatgaatcagttgacttgtggcgttgtgggagaaaaataaatatccaaatgtttaaaaaaaatcccttaaagatgcactctcaaagattattaaatgttttgacaactttttaaatttttgtcttggaatgagccatttttttacgaaaatgcatggaaaacagttatataagactgctgacaaaaattagatcgcagagttttatatttaatttcaaaaattgatgttttatgcattaatatttttaaaccgttagtaatggtttaagccataaaacattatttttttaatggaaacgtgaaaatctgcgatctgatcatttgtcagcaatcttttatcattggtttgcagatatttaggcaAAAAGTTGctttttcaaagacaaaaaataaaaaaaagttgtaaaaacggtaaatctgtgagagtgtagctttattGTGGCTACAGTGatacagatttaaaataaacacactcCTCGATAAATGGGCGCTAAAATGGCCTAAGGAAGGACTTGTAAAGATTCAGAGTTTACGAAACGGACTGTTTAGGAAAAGACCATAATTCTTCTCAACTACACATGTATTCGGACAACAAATATTAGGATTGTAATTTCTCGTCAACTACCTATTTCctttgttcattattttcttcatcatAGGAAACACTTCAATGCTCTTGTTCCTGATAAAGAATACCCCATGAGCACGATTAAGCagtaaaaaacactattttttaaaaatgtttccagTTTGTTGCAAGGGCGCCGCCATCTTGAAATGCAAAAATTATAGATGAAATATTATGCACGAAAGAGGTCAAACTACACTAATTGTTATGCCGAGTTAAACAACCAACGTCTTCATGTATACCGCTTTAAATAATACAGTCCCGGACACTCGAATTCTTTGTTTGTCTCAAAAGCAATGTAATGGTTGCTGGACAAAATGCGAGAGGTTTGGCAAGGATGGAAGGATTAGTTGCCTTATTTGTTTCCAAAGCAATGCAATTGTTGCTGGTCAAATGCGAGGGATAGAGCCAGGACGGAGAGAATGGTCGCCTTGTGTTACCAATGTAATGTAATGCTTGCTGGGCAAATGCGAGGGATAGAGCCTGGGCGGAGGGATGAGCCgccttgtttgttttcaaagcaatgTACTGGTTGCTGGGGGAAATGCGAGTGATATATGACAAGGACAGAGATGAGTCGCATTGCCTGCCAGTTTCCAAAGCAGTGCACATAATGGTTTTTGGGCAAATCAGACGGATAGAGCCAGGACGGAACGAATGGTCGCCTTGTTAGTTTCCAATGTAAGGTCATGGTTGCCAGGCAAATTAGAGGGATAGAGCCAGGGCGGAGAGATGCCGTGTTGCCACTtctacaacaacagctactactATTCCTTCTACTAACTATCATATAACTACTACTGATGCTGCTAATCTCGCGTTTATCAACTATATGTTGCTGTGAATGAAGGAACTAAGCTTTTTGAATCAATGCGAAGAcccttcatttatctatttataatgagcgcacaaagtacaatgaacccttaaagggactttacaccagattcgcaccaaaaattgtttttttttctgtagcgaatctcaggacaattatctaatggaatctgttacgctttgatatcataattgtaaaaaaagtaccaaaatgtaaaaaaaaaaaaattgtgtcggagaccgggttcgaacccgtgtcgccaaaattgaagtccagcgtcgtatccactgagctacgacggcctACTctataaattacatatttaagctatacacgtaccttggtaatatcacgtgataacaccgactatccaatcacgcataaggaatgaattctacctggtagacatacccagtaatcttttttatggaaaaatacgaaatagcTGCTcgacttaaataaattgtaaactatgtggtacttcagttagtaagtttcaatgcattgtacacatcgatgccaagtttatgtcagttttcgacaatgtAATTGCTGCTGGAAAAATGAGAGGGATATAGTCAGGTCGGAGAGGTACGTTTAAGAGCCTGCACAACTCAAAATCCGCAATACAATCGattccgttggctcgaactccaagggacaggcgaaaatacctcgagcctcagaaaattcgagccaagcgggaatctTTTCCTGAATATAAAGAAATGGGTCCTAAGCATCCagatcgagccaacgagttatTCTAGCTAAacgagttcgagctaacggggttcgactgcaatgaaaaatataatggaTTTGAAGATTTCACctagtgttttttgtttttcattgcaCCATGCATTGTCGTTGGTATGCATTCCgtgttttttacaattgatttgACAATATTAAGTAATATTCAATACACAGTAATTAAATTTATGATTCACAGTTCCTCAATTTATGGTTCACAGTAACTCAATTTATGATTCATAAAAACTCATGGAAACTCATTTTTACAGAATAAAAAACAACGACGTTTATGTTGGTAATAGTTATTTATTACCCGGTGTTTCAGTTTCCCCAAACGAGAGCAAAGCAGACGATCAGAACCACTTTGCAGATAATGCCCCAGACTTACTGATCCTTGTTTGTTAGATTATCAAGATCCTCCCGCGCCTATTGGCTGAATTCTGGCTCAACCAAgtcgtgacgccatcacgaatTCTGGCTCAACCCCgtcgtgacgccatcacgacttgaAATGTTTCTCAAATGCCATAAATGGCATGAGATGGAAGTGACTGCAGTTCGCAGTCAATCCAGACATAAGAAGAGTTGAAGAAACAATTTGAGGTACATGAGTTTCTTGTTTGAGCCTTAGCCAGTTGCGCAGAGACCCCTTCGAAACACGGGGTCATCTTCCCAGGGTTGAACCAGTACCCGTTTTCCAATTTCTCAATGCCGAGCGCTTGGCAAGTGAGTTTCTGATAACATGTTTTAACGTCTTCCTGTTTGACGCCGTACGGTGTGTGAACCCCCGAAGAGAATACTCAACCACTGAGCTATCGGGGCGGTGAAAATAATGTAAGTATATGAGTCATTCTGCGACCCTTCTAGCTATTCTCGGAATATCCCATTGACACCTGCCATAATGAAGCTCTTATGAAATTAACCGCTGTGGATTTTTTACCACTTATCTGATAGATTTAAATGATGGCCCTAACATAAATGAATTCATATTTGCGACAGGTCATTGCCTTTCTTTATTGattattgcttaaaataaataatatgtttattaagacCAAATCACAAGTACATTGGAACATTAAGAACTTAGAGtgattctttaacataaatacaGAGCCCAATCAGCTAAAATTTATTTACAGGATTTCTCAACCGACACTTCaagatttgtttataaacattttttatttaaaatgtttaagtgaAATCTTTGGTTATTTTCAGGACATGgttaaatgaagaaatattacatacaattttaataaaaagacaATACCACTTTTGCGTCTCAAGATATGCAAAtactcaaaatatgtaaatcaattttattaGATACCTTAAATTTGAAggtataaaatcattttatcagTTTAATTATTCAAATGGAAGCTGGATTTACACTTGGaaatttccattgaaaacatCCTTTATAGGTATTTGAAAAAAGGTTATGATACTACTACAATATTTACActaatttgtttttctctttcttgctaaacataactgcaaaatacacttattatttattcgatatattgtACATGTCATTCAATATAAATGGTTATTCAGTTTGATAACACAaggttacaaaaaaaacaaatcaaaaccgCAAgcttaaattgtaaaataaatgtttttgcatttactttTCAGTTGTTTAAAGGTTATTTAATGCATGGTAATTTCTTCCTAAAAATAACGATCACGACTAAGGAAGAAACACTGtcagtttgcattaaataccTTCAATGAGTCATTACCCGATATTCCGACAACTACTGTGCGTGTGTGGGGACAGAAGGACACAGAGCAGGAATATGTcagtccgtccttccgtcccaGTATTTCCTCCATCTTGCCGTCCCACTCCGTCAGCAGCATCACGTTGTGACTGTCATATCCACACACGAGCAGCTGACCCGGACCTACCGCAACCACGGACCGGGGATATTTGAGCTTCTTGTCCCTGTACTCTTGTAGGGCCTTCCCGTCTAGAGACAGCTGGTGGACGGTGAGTGTAATGTAGTCAGACACGTACAGGGTCGGTGGTGTGGAAGCTGACACAGTCAGGTAGTATGGGCATTTGAAAGGTTGTCCTCCATCAACTGTTTTAAATGTACTGATAATAAGCCCATCCAATGTCATCACTTCAATACGCGGGTTAGATACGTTAGAAACGTATAGTCTATTGTTGTAGTATGCAATACCACGACACCAAGATGATACTTTCATTTCCTTTCCACGCGTCAACTGCCCGTCTTTCGTAGACAGCAGTTGTATCATGGACTTATCCGGGAGAGTGACAGCGGCCTGGTCATCAGGAAGCGCACACACGTCACAGGGCTGGACTGGCAGTTCGAGTCGGGACGTGACGGTGCGGGTGGTGGCGTCCACCAGTTTGGCACAGCTGTTACCGTAGTCAGTAAGAAGGAAGATACCGGGAGACAGCAGGGCGAGGCCGGTAATAATGCAGGTTTCCTGGTCTTGTGGCGTTCTGACATTGATGTCTGCTTCATTCTTCCATGTCACAGTAGAGAGGTCAGGAACTGGAACTGAACACAAAAATGGactagattattttttttcactttcgTCTTATAAACTGAAATGAGACAAtggttttaactttttttaaaaaggtgcagctttaattttaagtgttttttttttcaacgagaaaatttagattaaacaaacaagacaCGGACACCcggtaataaatataaatgataaagtgTTTTTGGTTTTAGTGTAATATACAATTAATTCACCGAgcgagcaccaaaagctatatttgacaagttgagttataataattttaatgttccCGTCATAAGTACGCATGCAAACAAATTCAATGTACAATTTTTCCCGTATATCTTACGAACACATTATTAACAGGTCTTTTCTGTCAGTTTGATATTTTAGCCAAATTATTGTGACAAGATTTACCCCAGGGATAAATAAGTGCGCATAAGCGCAAAcaagcattattttgttttctttcggAGACAAATTTGCCTTAAATGTCCCAGCGTGTGTTTCTATATTGGGGATCTTAATTCGAATAttcgacataaaacaataaaagtaacgcattgatatataaaaagaaatctgtcgaaatgttttggcaaataatttataacttttgttttttagtgaaaatatttacttttcctAATTGTCATATACACTCGTCAAAAACATACCCCAAGGCCAAATGTGCATCCCGATTTTATGTTTGCCCCGGGTGCAAATGTTGGGCATATAAGACACAGCACTAAAAATGGGCATTGCCATTACTTAGAGtcacctttttaaaaataaagatagtATTTCgaacagaaaaaatacatataaatcaaagttctttttgttttagatGGAAAAGGTCGGAGTGTTGTGAAGaccttgaaatatatttaaatggcaCTGTAAAAAATGTTGCTACAAATACGCTTATGTACAGTAAGCCCAATAACTATGGATTTTATGATAAATTCCAATTAATACCGAATGGGAAAAACAGGCTGCGTTGGCATTCGCGTCGAGGCCGATTTCTGTTTGTTTACAGTGTACTTGCAACCAGGCGGGTTTACCGAATTGATTGCAGCAAAAACTTATTGATGATTagtaattttgtattaaaacgttttcaTTTAGTTTAAGTTTAACTTCTGTGTCATAATTGAAGTAATTGCTTTCGCTATTATGAACAAGAACTCAATATAAGGACAAATTATTGAGATATTACTTagaattttaatcaaataattacAACGCTATCCTTTTTAGAGTCAAGTGATActtaaaaatgtaaagtgatttttaaacatACTATTCTTTCGAAACTCTCCCGCAACGTCAAGTGTTCCAAGGCCCTTTTTCGAACCCAGTAGCCGCTCCGTGTCCGCGTCCTTAGTAAACTGGTACTTCCGGGCGTTCATCCTATCAGCCATCTTCTCCATATTATCATAAATTCTCCGTAGCTCCTTCTGGCTTCTCCTTGATGCCACGTACCGCTGATTGACCGAGACGTCACCGGAAGTAAATTCCGTCCTCATGGCCTCAAGTCCGGTTTTCGTCAACTCACAATCGGTCTTAAGTGCAGACAGCGCGTTCTCATCCTCGGTATTAACCTTCTCGATGTTGTCGAGCAACTCCTTCTCGCGCCGGTCtagataaatgtttatttctgcACGGAACTTCCGCAGTTTATCTATCTCAACCTTCGACTGGTTTTTGACATCACCAAAGAGCTCCTTGACGTTTCTTATAAACCCGGATAAAAGATCTTCAGCTCGTTTAATCGATGGCTCCAGCTCTCTGAATGATTTTCCAGTGACGAATTCTTTAGCCACATCAGCGATATAGTCAACTTTACAGTTGCGATGGTCGAGTACGACACAATCACCACAGCCAAGGTCTCCGTGGGTCGGGCAATAAAATTTGATCATCTCCTTCGGATGGTTGTTACAATAATCCGTGTCGCCGATAGCTGATTTCTTCGTTGACGTGTAGAAGGAGGGCATCTTATCTTTGGACAGCAAAATGTGGTTCCTGGACATCTTCAATCTCTTATGGTATTCGACACAGGGAGCGCACATGTACTCCTCGCAGGTCTGACAGAAGCCCTGGGCCACAGCGCGTTTACCGCCTTCTTCACACGGCTGGCAGTAGACCGTGGCGTCAGCGGAACCCTtgtcaaggtcagggtcacgCTTCTTTCCGGGTACCTCCATCTATGTAAACAAACTAATATATGAATCACTGTTATAAGCTAactgttttattcaaatgaaaacgtACAGATTCAGTACGAGCAAGTAAAAATTTGACCTTAGACAAACATAAAATGTCTTGTCTAGATACGAATCATTTTCAAAACGAAAGTAGTGATCTTTGTTCTAATTTAGAAAAACATTAAAGATCGTTCAAATGCGCTATTTTATTATCCCCACCCCCACAAAAAAACTGCTTTTAATGTCGGTTATATCAAGCAATTCTCAATAAAGAAATACAAGTTATATTTACCTTTATTTTGTTCATCTTCAAATTCAACAAGGGagtaaattcatttcaaatactGCGCATGTCCAAATATAACCTTTGTATATATTCACTATGCTAAAACGTTTGTAAATATGCgattaaaagtgacactcttattcaaagtcaatacatacgcatgtataacaaacattaattttgactgataaacttttaactactactTAATATTGCATGGAAAATATTATCtgctgataacaagcttgtaaCCTTGAATTAAATAGCGAAAAGcgttaacatattaaaacatcggtaaatgcttaaatatttaaggtagaaataccgtgttttatgctcatttctttcaaattaaactcgatatcttTCCTAATAACAATCTCCGGACTTTATTGACCGATCATTATGTAAATATGCAgaaccaaataataataataataataataataataataataataataataataataatcccTTCCCCATCTCTCTCTCTTTCAAAAATCCATTCCTTTTCCCCATTTCCCCCCTTTCCCCCTCCAACTTTATGTTTGCCCACCCCTCACCATTTACTCTTCTATCTCCCATCCCTCTTCCTTTTCGCAGCCATCTCCCTTTCCCTATCACTCTGTCTTTTCCAGTCCCTTTCCCTAACCATCCATATCCTTTTCCCCATTCCTCACCTTTTCACCATTCCTCTCAATTGCCACATCCATCGACCTTTCCCAATCCCTTTCATTTTCTACCCCTCTCTTTTACCCCATAACTCGCTTAATCCATGTCTGTCCCTTTCCCCATTCCTCCCCTTTTTCCGATCACCATCATTTCCCCCATTCCGCTTCTTTTCCGAATTCCTCCCCCTTTTCGAATCCCTCTCCATTTCCCAATTCCTCCCCATTTCCCCATCCTTTCCCCACCCTTACCCTTTTCCCATCCCTCTCCCTTTTACATCCCTCTCTCTTTCCTGATCCCTGTCTCTTTCCCCACGCAACCCTCCTTTACCATCCCTCTCCCTTTCGCCATCCAATCCCTTTCCCTGTCACTCACCCCTTCCCAATCCCTTGTCCTTTTACCCATCCTTCTCCCTATAATTCTCATCATCCCTTTTCCCATAAATCCTCTTTTCTCATCCCTTTCCCTTTCCCCATCCCTGTCACCATATCCCTGTCTTTCTCAATTCCTCTCACTTTCCCCATTCCCCCCTTAACCAATCAACACCATATTAACCCACCCGGAACCATTTCCCCTTCTCTCACCCTTTTTCCATCCTTCTCACCACTCTCCCTTTCCCCAGCGCTCTTCTTTCCCCTTATCTCACTCTTTCCCCATCTCTCTCCCTTGCCCACCACCGCCCCCCTTTCCCCAGCCCTCTCCTTTCCCCTTCTCTCACCATTCCCCCATCTATTCTTTTTTACCGATCCATTTCCCTATCCATCCCGTTTTCCTATCCATCCCTTAATTCATCCCACTCCATTTTCCTTCCCTCTTCTTTTCCTTATCCCTCTCCCTTTCCGCATCCCACTCTCTTGTCCCATCCCACTCCCTTTCCCAAATCCCTCCTCTATGTCGATCCTTCTCCCTTTCCCAATCCATCCTCCCTTCCCCCATCCCTTAAAAATTCCCTTTCCCCCCAGATAATCATATCTTTCTACACCTTGCTAAACCAAAATCCCTGTCTAAATAGGATGGAttgaaatagtatatatattctaacacatttaaaacttgttgatacattttttatcatcTAAAGTGTTCATTCTGCAGCTTATTTTTGTACGTATATACCTATCCGGAGAGAAACATTTTAAGCCGTGATTTCCTTTTAATCCGCTTTATTACATCATGTTTATAGTCGtatgacatttaatatttcaatgtctGATATTTGTGTTGAATAAATTATACTTTAACTAACATCGGTAAAACGTCTACAGTTTCTGAgttattttacttcattttaataaaacgaAACTGCCAAATATTCAATTGTAGAATGAATAGAATTCTGTAAATCAAAGGCTAAACTAATTCAATAGCCAATACCGCTTCTTACTGTAATTGACGTTAGAGCAtaatatgtgacatttttcattttgtgctTTTAGCAAGTTTCAAAAATTATTGGCAATCGACACAATTTGCCTTTGACCATTGACAATACTATTATCAAGGGAGTAatgcacgcatgcacgcacacacacacacacgccacacacacacgcacacgcgccACACACACAggcacacgcgcacacgcacacacgccacaaacacacacacacacatacacacactcgcacgcacgcacacacgcacacatgcacgcacacacacacacgcacacacacacacacacacacacacacacacacacatacgcgTTTATATATACTTGTGAGTTATTTAGAGCTACACCGACGTACCGAGGTCTGCCCTTTCTGTTGAAGATAGAGCAAccatctttcaaattaatatcgTAAATGGGgcatatattgtaaattgcTGTCGAGAATTCAAATAACATCAATAGTTTGTTCTTCAACTTTTCAACATCATTTAGAGGCATCTCCATATATGGTATGACATGTGTCTGTCATCTCCTCGTTTGCATATTACACACAACTGCCTCATAATGTTGATGATTAGTGAATACTTGTTTTAACTCATAACGTTGATGATCAGTGAATACGTGTTTACTCACCGAGGtaaaatatcattgtattaAATCATACATTAATTCTCGAGTTTACTAGCACTCATCATGAAGTTTTAACCCCTAGGAGGATTTTACCACAAATGTTCTTCCTCCAGAGCAAACCCCAATCTATCCCACTTGGGCCTTTTgtttccttcttcttcttcttcttattattatttatttagcatTCGTAAGCCCCGCCCATTCTTTATCATacagattttacttcatgtcatctaaccaTAACATTTTGCGTTCGTGTACTTTGTGTGTGGCATTAACGACTTTGAACAAGTAGTATGCTGCATTTGACACATTATTGTACACGGCTTTTTTCTTCCCGCTTCATTATTTTCAGAATTGTTTGATGACTCTAAAAATATTTGCACCTATCCGTGTTTTGCCCCGGAGGGTGGGTAGAGCGCACACCATGAAATTTAAACAGACTGCGTTGTTTTGTTTCCTGCCAcggaaacttgtcaaaattcaATCATGGTGTATGATTTGTTCCAGTTCCTGTCGTATGAGGCGGTGTAACCGCGCCAGTCAGAATCCGCTTTCTTTAgctcttaaaggcctagtttaag contains:
- the LOC128242391 gene encoding uncharacterized protein LOC128242391 isoform X2, giving the protein MEVPGKKRDPDLDKGSADATVYCQPCEEGGKRAVAQGFCQTCEEYMCAPCVEYHKRLKMSRNHILLSKDKMPSFYTSTKKSAIGDTDYCNNHPKEMIKFYCPTHGDLGCGDCVVLDHRNCKVDYIADVAKEFVTGKSFRELEPSIKRAEDLLSGFIRNVKELFGDVKNQSKVEIDKLRKFRAEINIYLDRREKELLDNIEKVNTEDENALSALKTDCELTKTGLEAMRTEFTSGDVSVNQRYVASRRSQKELRRIYDNMEKMADRMNARKYQFTKDADTERLLGSKKGLGTLDVAGEFRKNIPDLSTVTWKNEADINVRTPQDQETCIITGLALLSPGIFLLTDYGNSCAKLVDATTRTVTSRLELPVQPCDVCALPDDQAAVTLPDKSMIQLLSTKDGQLTRGKEMKVSSWCRGIAYYNNRLYVSNVSNPRIEVMTLDGLIISTFKTVDGGQPFKCPYYLTVSASTPPTLYVSDYITLTVHQLSLDGKALQEYRDKKLKYPRSVVAVGPGQLLVCGYDSHNVMLLTEWDGKMEEILGRKDGLTYSCSVSFCPHTRTVVVGISGNDSLKVFNAN
- the LOC128242391 gene encoding uncharacterized protein LOC128242391 isoform X1 is translated as MEVPGKKRDPDLDKGSADATVYCQPCEEGGKRAVAQGFCQTCEEYMCAPCVEYHKRLKMSRNHILLSKDKMPSFYTSTKKSAIGDTDYCNNHPKEMIKFYCPTHGDLGCGDCVVLDHRNCKVDYIADVAKEFVTGKSFRELEPSIKRAEDLLSGFIRNVKELFGDVKNQSKVEIDKLRKFRAEINIYLDRREKELLDNIEKVNTEDENALSALKTDCELTKTGLEAMRTEFTSGDVSVNQRYVASRRSQKELRRIYDNMEKMADRMNARKYQFTKDADTERLLGSKKGLGTLDVAGEFRKNIPVPDLSTVTWKNEADINVRTPQDQETCIITGLALLSPGIFLLTDYGNSCAKLVDATTRTVTSRLELPVQPCDVCALPDDQAAVTLPDKSMIQLLSTKDGQLTRGKEMKVSSWCRGIAYYNNRLYVSNVSNPRIEVMTLDGLIISTFKTVDGGQPFKCPYYLTVSASTPPTLYVSDYITLTVHQLSLDGKALQEYRDKKLKYPRSVVAVGPGQLLVCGYDSHNVMLLTEWDGKMEEILGRKDGLTYSCSVSFCPHTRTVVVGISGNDSLKVFNAN